The Triplophysa rosa linkage group LG25, Trosa_1v2, whole genome shotgun sequence genome window below encodes:
- the LOC130548998 gene encoding 5-hydroxytryptamine receptor 3C-like: MAVILLSIPKVVPDLHLMIYWLIMQALLINYSETLNCSEPTTDALLTALRVSVLGKTEVRPVIHPQTPTNISVTFTLFGILDVDEKAQIFESFLWVYFFWNIEGLSWDPVECGTDRISLPRQSLWMPDVVINEFMDENRAPDTYYLYVTNTGIAMDDLPIRVTSSCNLNIYTFPFDIQNCTFTFNSYKLYVEDIHMFFAEPVDITLRNSLDVMTTKGEWELINMLSEKNVLPVESMNTSFDLLIYHIILRRRPTMYIVNLLIPSCFLIGVDLFSFLLPPQNMDRSAFKMTLILGYTVFLLLMNDLLPATGNTLPLINAFFSLCLAMMVGSLLETILITNILCGSSRYPPLPQWVKVLFLNYIARLVCLSKSDQNCDLQEYRIKTVLCNPAKILESEAIHKIPPTLQELKKISRDLQSIVQQVEKHFSSDQSEEEWVHLGHVIDRLLFILYVVFLSVSFITIFVYWFYWYNVTASLV; this comes from the exons ATGGCTGTAATATTGCTGTCAATACCAAAG GTTGTTCCAGATCTCCATCTCATGATCTACTGGCTCATCATGCAGG CTCTTTTAATAAACTATTCGGAGACTTTAAACTGTTCTGAACCAACGACAGATGCTCTTTTAACTGCCCTGAGGGTCAGTGTCTTGGGTAAAACTGAAGTGAGGCCAGTTATTCACCCACAGACTCCCACTAACATCAGTGTGACCTTCACCTTATTTGGAATTTTAGACGTG GATGAAAAAGCACAAATATTTGAGTCTTTCCTTTGGGTGTATTTC TTCTGGAATATTGAAGGTTTGAGCTGGGATCCTGTCGAATGTGGAACGGACAGAATCTCACTGCCTAGACAAAGTCTGTGGATGCCTGATGTTGTCATTAATGAATT TATGGATGAAAACAGAGCCCCAGACACATATTACCTCTATGTCACTAATACTGGTATAGCAATGGATGATCTACCAATTCGCGTAACCAGTTCCTGCAACCTGAACATCTACACCTTCCCATTCGATATTCAGAATTGTACATTCACTTTTAACTCCTACAAACTCTATG TGGAAGATATTCATATGTTCTTTGCTGAGCCAGTGGACATCACACTCAGAAATTCTCTAGATGTGATGACGACTAAAGGGGAATGGGAACTAATAAATATGCTTAGTGAAAAGAATGTGCTCCCAGTGGAGAGCATGAATACTTCATTCGATTTGCTCATATACCAT ATCATTCTCAGGCGCCGACCTACTATGTACATCGTGAACCTCTTGATTCCCAGCTGCTTCCTTATAGGTGTGGATCTGTTCAGTTTTCTTCTGCCGCCTCAGAACATGGATCGATCAGCCTTTAAAATGACGCTCATCTTGGGTTACACCGTATTCCTGCTGTTAATGAATGACCTGCTGCCCGCTACAGGAAACACCTTGCCTCTCATAA atgcctttttctctctctgcttGGCGATGATGGTGGGAAGTCTACTGGAAACTATTCTCATCACTAATATTCTGTGTGGCTCCAGTCGATACCCGCCGTTACCTCAGTGGGTCAAAGTGCTTTTCCTCAACTACATCGCCAGACTTGTTTGTTTAAGCAAGAGTGACCAAAACTGTGATCTGCAAG AATACAGAATTAAAACCGTTCTATGCAATCCTGCTAAAATCTTAGAAAGTGAAGCCATCCATAAGATTCCTCCCACTCTTCAGGAACTAAAGAAGATAAGCCGAGACTTACAGTCCATTGTTCAGCAGGTCGAGAAACATTTTAGTAGTGATCAGAGTGAAGAAGAGTGGGTGCATTTGGGTCATGTCATCGACCGCTTGCTCTTCATTCTGTATGTTGTCTTTCTCTCAGTTAGTTTCATCACTATATTTGTCTATTGGTTCTACTGGTACAATGTTACTGCATCTTTAGTATAA